One segment of Desulfuromonas acetoxidans DSM 684 DNA contains the following:
- a CDS encoding DUF4124 domain-containing protein yields the protein MRCVVVCLCLVCLFPAVSFAGPLYKWVDDKGVVHYSDRHPGSSANVKNFEDRSYPDAKPSQSADETSAMAEQDAAEEPEMMAAEEDETDEATDETSSEEDNADLEQQEPEEDPADER from the coding sequence ATGCGTTGTGTTGTGGTTTGCTTGTGTTTGGTGTGTCTGTTCCCGGCGGTGAGTTTTGCCGGACCGTTGTATAAATGGGTGGATGATAAGGGTGTGGTTCATTACAGTGACCGCCATCCTGGTTCTTCCGCCAATGTGAAAAATTTCGAGGATCGTTCTTATCCGGACGCAAAACCATCCCAGTCTGCTGATGAGACCTCTGCCATGGCAGAGCAGGATGCTGCTGAAGAGCCTGAAATGATGGCTGCGGAGGAGGACGAGACCGATGAGGCGACTGATGAGACAAGCTCGGAAGAGGACAATGCCGACCTGGAACAGCAAGAGCCTGA